A genome region from Nicotiana tabacum cultivar K326 chromosome 13, ASM71507v2, whole genome shotgun sequence includes the following:
- the LOC107777705 gene encoding F-box/LRR-repeat protein At3g26922 produces MAKRPQLSNNFALKKCSRRACTAEDRISQLPDDILVHILSFLSVKEAADTSVLSKRWLPLWRFVPRLDFDATKQLDEVAVDQKLQKRYMKKYVRWVNRTLRMCKAQRLDQFRVRFDLNALAQHEIDKWLEFAFARQVQRLELDLLEGGERIQASDYCYTFPAQLLGLNHYAGQPLSNNVHKLPPLWHNFKSVKVLLFKSVHVTGEVLEFFLHNCPFVEEMVVHGSGTLVNLEVVGPSLKLKHLEIWFCLGLKSLKICDTNIVTLRTSSAHKLLLSNVPMLIEVDVGGHPFRHILDTIVPWGSCILSQLEVLKIHAYGGLEYLEHYKFPELTKLKKFVVEVLAKEDMSVLGCTHVIGAAPQLKEFELKLLWVLPLRSERECRKAVRCPLHHLKVLRLSGYYGRTSEVELVRYFLENAMLLEKIIVDPCSQNVHRHRVAPDEIARNFAKLQLEGEVPPHIQLLIL; encoded by the exons ATGGCGAAAAGACCGCAGCTTTCCAATAATTTTGCTCTAAAGAAG TGTTCAAGACGAGCTTGCACTGCAGAGGATCGCATTAGTCAGTTGCCTGATGATATTCTGGTACATATATTGTCTTTCCTTAGCGTTAAGGAAGCAGCAGACACCAGTGTCCTCTCCAAGCGGTGGTTACCCTTGTGGAGATTTGTTCCTCGGCTTGATTTTGATGCTACCAAACAATTGGATGAAGTAGCAGTGGATCAAAAGCTTCAGAAAAGGTACATGAAGAAGTATGTGAGATGGGTCAACCGTACTTTGCGAATGTGTAAAGCTCAAAGATTAGACCAATTTCGTGTTCGTTTTGACTTAAACGCACTTGCCCAGCATGAGATTGACAAGTGGCTTGAGTTTGCCTTTGCTAGGCAAGTTCAAAGGCTAGAGTTAGACTTGTTAGAAGGTGGGGAGAGGATTCAAGCTTCAGATTATTGCTATACGTTTCCAGCGCAGCTCCTTGGTCTCAATCATTATGCTGGTCAGCCTCTGTCAAACAATGTCCACAAGTTGCCACCTCTTTGGCATAATTTTAAGTCTGTAAAGGTACTGTTATTTAAGTCAGTACATGTGACAGGTGAAGTTCTTGAGTTCTTTCTGCACAATTGTCCATTTGTTGAAGAAATGGTAGTTCATGGATCGGGAACTCTGGTTAATTTGGAAGTTGTTGGTCCTTCCCTCAAGTTGAAACACTTGGAGATATGGTTCTGCCTTGgtttaaaatcacttaaaatttgTGATACAAACATCGTAACACTTAGGACTTCATCAGCCCACAAATTATTGCTTTCAAATGTTCCAATGCTGATTGAGGTAGACGTTGGGGGTCACCCGTTCCGGCATATTTTGGATACCATAGTGCCTTGGGGTTCCTGCATACTCTCTCAGCTGGAGGTCCTTAAAATACATGCTTATGGGGGATTG GAGTACTTGGAGCATTACAAGTTTCCTGAACTCACCAAGCTCAAGAAATTTGTCGTAGAAGTTTTAGCAAAGGAAGACATGAGTGTCTTAGGTTGCACACATGTCATAGGGGCTGCTCCACAGTTGAAGGAATTTGAGTTGAAG TTATTATGGGTCCTCCCCTTGAGGTCAGAAAGAGAGTGTAGGAAGGCTGTAAGATGTCCACTCCATCACCTCAAAGTGCTCAGATTGTCTGGATATTATGGCCGTACTAGTGAAGTTGAACTCGTTAGGTATTTTCTGGAAAATGCTATGCTGCTCGAGAAAATCATCGTTGATCCTTGTAGTCAGAATGTCCATCGTCACAGGGTGGCACCAGATGAAATTGCAAGAAATTTCGCTAAGCTCCAGCTTGAAGGTGAAGTACCTCCACATATTCAGTTGCTGATATTGTGA
- the LOC107802242 gene encoding ras-related protein RABA5a-like → MALHSEEEKKEDYLFKIVLIGDSAVGKSNLLARFARDEFYPNSKSTIGVEFQTQKMDINGKEVKAQIWDTAGQERFRAVTSAYYRGAVGALLVYDISRRLTFDSIGRWLNELTTHSDMNVVTILVGNKSDLKDAREVTTAEGKALAEAKGLFFIETSALDSSNVASAFQTVVKEIYNILSRKVIQSQELQKKDSGRLANGKTVVLQADGNQETDSEKKKGGCCSS, encoded by the exons ATGGCGTTACATTCGGAGGAAGAGAAAAAAGAGGATTACCTTTTCAAGATTGTTTTGATTGGTGATTCTGCAGTCGGTAAATCCAATTTGCTTGCTAGATTTGCTAGAGATGAATTTTATCCGAACTCAAAATCGACAATTGGAGTAGAATTTCAGACCCAAAAGATGGACATCAACGGAAAGGAGGTTAAAGCACAGATATGGGATACGGCTGGTCAAGAACGATTTCGTGCAGTTACTTCTGCATATTACAGAGGTGCAGTTGGAGCTCTTCTGGTTTATGATATCAGTAGGCGCCTGACTTTTGATAGCATTGGTCGGTGGCTTAATGAACTTACAA CTCATTCCGACATGAATGTGGTGACAATACTCGTTGGCAACAAATCCGATCTCAAAGATGCTCGGGAGGTTACAACAGCAGAAGGCAAAGCCTTGGCTGAGGCAAAGGGACTATTTTTCATTGAAACTTCAGCTTTGGATTCGTCGAATGTAGCTTCCGCTTTTCAGACGGTTGTTAAGGAGATCTATAATATTCTAAGCAGGAAGGTTATTCAATCTCAAGAGCTCCAGAAAAAGGATTCGGGGCGACTAGCAAATGGTAAGACAGTGGTTTTGCAAGCTGATGGAAACCAAGAAACAGATTCAGAAAAAAAGAAAGGTGGATGTTGTTCATCTTAA